In Elephas maximus indicus isolate mEleMax1 chromosome 7, mEleMax1 primary haplotype, whole genome shotgun sequence, the following proteins share a genomic window:
- the APBB1 gene encoding amyloid beta precursor protein binding family B member 1, protein MSVPSSLSQSAINANSHGGPALSLPLPLHAAHNQLLNAKLHATAVGPKDLRSTMGEGSGPEPGPANAKWLKEGQNQLRRAATAHRDQNRNVTLTLAEEPSQEPETAPLGPKGLMHLYSELELSAHNAANRGLRGPGLIISTQEHGPDEGEEKAAGEAEEDDEEEDDDEEEDLSSPPGLPEPLQSVEVPPGPQALADGPREHSKSASLLFGMRNSAASDEDSSWATLSQGSPSYGSPEDTDSFWNPNAFETDSDLPAGWMRVQDTSGTYYWHIPTGTTQWEPPGRASPSQGSSPREESQLTWTGFAHGEGFEDGEFWKDEPSEEAPMELGLKDPEEGTLAFPAQSLSPEPLPQEEEKLLPRNANPGIKCFAVRSLGWVEMTEEELAPGRSSVAVNNCIRQLSYHKNNLHDPMSGGWGEGKDLLLQLEDETLKLVEPQSQALLHAQPIVSIRVWGVGRDSGRDFAYVARDKLTQMLKCHVFRCEAPAKNIATSLHEICSKIMAERRNARCLVNGLSLDHSKLVDVPFQVEFPAPKNELVQKFQVYYLGNVPVAKPVGVDVINGALESVLSSSSREQWTPSHVSVAPATLTILHQQTEAVLGECRVRFLSFLAVGRDVHTFAFIMAAGPASFCCHMFWCEPNAASLSEAVQAACMLRYQKCLDARSQASTSCLPAPPAESVARRVGWTVRRGVQSLWGSLKPKRLGAHTP, encoded by the exons ATGTCTGTTCCATCGTCACTGAGCCAGTCGGCCATTAACGCCAACAGCCATGGAGGCCCTGCACTGAGCCTACCCCTGCCACTGCATGCTGCCCACAACCAGCTGCTCAACGCCAAGCTGCATGCCACAGCTGTGGGACCCAAGGACCTGCGCAGCACCATGGGGGAGGGTAGTGGGCCTGAGCCAGGCCCTGCCAATGCCAAGTGGCTAAAGGAGGGCCAGAACCAGCTCCGGCGGGCTGCCACAGCCCACCGCGACCAGAATCGTAACGTGACCTTGACCCTGGCGGAAGAGCCCAGCCAGGAGCCTGAGACAGCACCCTTGGGCCCCAAAGGTCTAATGCACCTGTATTCTGAGCTGGAGCTCTCAGCCCACAACGCAGCCAACAGAGGGCTCCGAGGACCTGGCCTGATCATCAGCACCCAAGAGCATGGGCCAGAtgagggagaggagaaggcagcAGGGGAGGCTGAGGAGGATGATGAGGAAGAGGATGATGATGAGGAGGAGGACTTGTCTTCTCCCCCAGGGCTGCCTGAGCCCCTGCAGAGTGTGGAGGTTCCCCCTGGGCCCCAGGCCCTTGCAGACGGCCCCCGGGAGCACAGCAAGAGTGCCAGCCTCCTGTTTGGCATGCGGAATAGTGCAGCCAGTGACGAGGACTCAAGCTGGGCTACCTTATCCCAGGGCAGCCCCTCCTATGGCTCCCCGGAGGACACAG ATTCCTTCTGGAACCCCAACGCCTTCGAGACGGATTCCGACCTGCCAGCTGGATGGATGAGGGTCCAGGACACCTCAGGGACCTACTACTGGCACATCCCAACAGGGACCACCCAGTGGGAGCCCCCAGGCCGGGCCTCCCCATCACAGGGGAGCAGCCCCCGAGAGGAGTCCCAG CTCACCTGGACAGGCTTTGCCCATGGAGAAGGGTTTGAGGATGGAGAGTTTTGGAAG GATGAACCCAGTGAAGAGGCCCCTATGGAGTTAGGACTGAAGGACCCTGAGGAGGGGACATTGGCCTTCCCGGCTCAGAGCCTCAG CCCAGAGCCGTTGCCCCAAGAAGAGGAGAAGCTGCTCCCACGGAATGCCAACCCAGGGATCAAG TGTTTTGCTGTGCGCTCCCTGGGCTGGGTGGAGATGACCGAGGAGGAGCTGGCCCCTGGACGCAGCAGTGTGGCAGTCAACAATTGTATCCGTCAGCTCTCCTACCACAAAAACAATCTGCACGACCCCATGtctgggggctggggggag GGAAAGGATCTCCTACTGCAGCTGGAGGATGAGACGCTAAAGCTGGTGGAGCCACAGAGCCAGGCACTGCTGCACGCCCAGCCCATCGTCAGCATCCGCGTGTGGGGCGTCGGGCGGGACAGCGGAAG GGACTTTGCCTACGTAGCTCGGGATAAGCTGACCCAGATGCTCAAGTGCCACGTGTTTCGCTGTGAGGCCCCTGCCAAGAACATCGCCACCAGCCTGCATGAAATCTGCTCTAAG ATTATGGCTGAACGGCGCAATGCCCGCTGCTTGGTCAATGGACTCTCCCTGGATCATTCTAAACTGGTGGACGTCCCTTTCCAAG tgGAATTCCCAGCACCTAAGAATGAGCTGGTACAAAAGTTCCAAGTCTATTACCTGGGAAATGTGCCAGTTGCTAAACCTGTTG GGGTAGACGTGATTAATGGggccctggagtcagttctgtCTTCCAGTAGCCGTGAGCAGTGGACACCAAGTCATGTCAGTGTGGCCCCTGCTACCCTCACCATCTTGCACCAGCAG ACGGAGGCAGTGCTGGGGGAGTGTCGTGTGCGTTTCCTCTCCTTCCTGGCTGTGGGCAGAGATGTCCACACATTTGCATTCATCATGGCTGCTGGCCCAGCCTCCTTCTGCTGCCACATGTTCTGGTGCGAGCCCAATGCTGCCAGTCTCTCAGAGGCGGTGCAGGCTGCATGCATG CTCCGCTACCAGAAGTGTCTGGATGCCCGCTCCCAGGCCTCCACCTCCTGCCTCCCAGCACCCCCAGCTGAGTCTGTTGCCAGGCGTGTAGGGTGGACTGTCCGCAGGGGCGTTCAGTCGCTCTGGGGCTCCCTCAAGCCCAAACGGCTGGGGGCCCATACCCCCTGA